The sequence CCAATCTGGCATGTCTATTTCAtcaatgaatgataaataatttaGCAGCGCATTAAGGGAGCCCTTAATACAACACTTACAGCACCTCCACCACTTGGAATTCAACACTAGTTGACACCCTGGAAAGTgttctctatgtctcatgtctgtccgtTCACCATTGTCACCTCTGTCCCTGTTTGGTCTTATGCcgaattgtttttgtatgctgTGCAATTTGTTCTGTCAATTGtatcaattaatttattattctgcttatctctCCCCATTGTATTTATCTCTATGAACTTATGTACTACTGTAatattgttgtatgttctaactcCCTATGTATGGCGGTATGGAAGCCTTTTGGCGGCTTACAACTAAAGATActaaaagataataacaatattattattattattattattattattattattattattaataataataataataataataataataataataatattaaaaataataatacaattttgcATCTCTGactaatgtgcagtatcaatttTTTGAGTTTTGCCACCAAGAAATAAGCATGAGGTCTCTGTACAAATACTCATGATGTATACTAACCTAACATTTACTTTCTATATGAGAGTTACCTGAGATTTAGCACACTCAATCTCTCCTTTAAGTCTCTGAACTGCTCTGTTAAGTTCAGCGATCTCATTTCTGCTGTTCTGTAGATCATTCTCGTTTCTTCCAGTTGCCATGCGCAGATCCTCAAACTGTAGTTGAAAGAaggataaaatgtaatttaatattaatCAGCTTTTGGTCTACACTGacatacatattatattgtataaagtACCTTCCTGTGTGTCAGACTCACCCTTGACTGGTACATGGCCTCAGCCTCAGCTCTGCTCCTATTAGCAATGTCCTCGTATTGAGCTCTGACCTCAGCGATGATGCTGTTTAGGTCCAGGTCTCGGCTGTTATCCATGGACACGACCACCGAGGTGTCTGAGATCTGAGCCTGGAGCTGACTGATCTCCTGCATAGTAATCAAGTAAACAATCATTGTATTTCTTTTGGTATTGGGTAATTTAAATGAAAGAAACACAATAAACTGTTTCAGTTAAAGAGTAATATAACATTGTGCCAAAAAGGAAATGACTTACCATATCATACAGGGTCCTCAGGAAATTGATCTCATCAGTGAGGGAGCTGGCCCTTGCTTGCAGCTCGGCCTTGTTCATAAAAGCAGCATCAACATCCTACAATAAGAAGGAAAGTGAAATGCTTGTGTCTTAGTAAATCAAACTATAACTTAGTAAGTACCATTCCAGATGCTGATACTGTACATACCCTCTTTAGTAAGACAAACTCATTCTCTGCCGCTGTGCGTCGGTTCATTTCTTCTTCATATCTGTGAGTCACAACCAAAAGATGAGAACATGTTTAAGCTAGTTAGTAATCTAGTAAGTTAGATATTATATCTATTACATTGTGGTACAACATTTGTAGATATCTGTCCTTATTAATGCAGTACACTGAATACTCATCATTCATTAAGATTGACTGTGGCTGATAAAGCTACAGAAACGATCACATAAATGCACTGAATATGTTGCTTTTGCTTATTGTTAAGctgcttatatttatttataagctgctatatatttgtgTTAGTTGCAAGGACAAATTTCTCTTACTTTTAGTTATAAAGATGCTTGATATGAATTATAAGAGGTAATTATTTTGAGTTGCAATGAATTCATGATAACCATACATATCTTACTTTCTCCTAAATTCTTCCATTGCGCCCTCTGTGCTGTTCCTTTCGGCTTCTAGACGAGCGCTCTCACATTCCAGGTTTTCCAGCTGTCTCCTGAGGTTGCTGATAAAAGTTTCAAACATAGGTTCAATCTGAACTCTGGCTGTATTTTGGTCTTGTAGAAGAGCCCACTTGGTCTCCAGCATCTTattctgttgttccagaaatctCACCTATAGACAAAACATAAAATCCGAAagttataacaataaaatatattaaaaacattaagACTATGTGAACACCCGGAACTGAAATCCAAATTTATCCTTTGTGCTTTTCTATGCAATGTGAAAAAAAGAGCAATATTGCATGCGGTCCACATTACCTTTGGACGTTACATGGAGATAAAGAGGGAAAATTTGTAATTCTTATTGGTAGATTAAATAATCAGGATCAACAACACTTCTATTAAAATTGGAAGTCATGCTGGGAGAAAAATGGGAGGTGATTATGGCTGTTGATCTCAATACTGTTTTGGTGTAGCACATTACATAGATCTTCCCCGTAGCTCATTCAACTGACAGGACTGATGGTAAGGGATTCAATGCATTAGTAAATATTAAAATTCTCCGTAATATGACTTCTAGGTTaacatgtatcaagctgcaaatttTTGAGTGATGTTGACAGAAAAACAGTTCATCGCTGGTGATTTTAACATCCAAAATTAAAATTATGGGGtctgtattattttataattaaattaagggGCAATATTATTTGAATGCTAATGGCCCAGCTAAATATGATGggacaacacttattatttcatgatcaGGAAACTATTTATACTGGATATGTTGGAATAGGTTCATATAACTGTTTTACGTTCATATAACTGTTTTACCTTAGGCAGAATCTAAACATAAGGACTGAACTTGATGGTCAGGTAACATGGGAGTCCtgatttttcttttcaatttatGTAAGCCCTACCACTTACACCTTTGTGTGAAGAATTGTTGGTGCATGGTCTAAATTCAGAACATTTTAAATGATGTAAGATTAAAGGATTTAAACATGTACAGTTGGAGCAGAGAGATTGaaatttttaaatatgtaaatggGTTTtacaaggtaagggaagaaaaaTTTTACAgagtaagagaagtattagaactagaaacaaacactaagggctagatttactaagctgcgggtttgaaaaagtggagatgttgcctatagcaaccaatcagattacagctgtaattttgtagaatgtactaaataaatgaaagctagaaactgattggttgctataggcaacatccccactttttcaaacccgctgcttagtaaatctagccctaagggttatTTTTACAATGCGCGGTTTCCGGCgctgtaaaggttttttttaaatggcacttTGGCTTttgtcagtaaatatacccctaaatctgtaGGGTAACATGATTATGGAAAACTTGAGGAAGAATTGATTCACAGAAAGGTTAGTGGTGGAAGAGGCTAAAAAAGCTGAAAAATAAGTCTGAAGAAGTTAAGGATCAAATAGTATCTCAGGTGAACAGAGATAAAAAGGGGCAAACTAGATGGACCTAAATATTCTCCTCAAGAGCCAATTTATGAACTGATGATTGTGACAGCAGTTCAAATAAATCTTTATAGTTATAATCTCTCTTGCTTTTGTACTGCATTCATAACTAGAGACCTGGGATTAGTGTGGCCTTAATTAATAAACTTAGAATAACAGCAGCAGATGTGAGACCATGAATGGCAATTTTCATGTTATCATCGAACCCTTTATAGAAATTTTTAGAGAAGCTCAGGCTCTTCTAAATATTTTTAGGTAGGATTTGAAATAACAACTAGAGGTTCAATACAGGATAGGTATAAACGTTTCTTACAACTAAGCAACATTTTGCCATTTCATTGTAAACTTATCTATATGTAGTTTCTTTTTATTTCAATTCTGGTATTGTTAACAGCCCTGCAGATTATATGAAGCATAAGAATGTCACCTTGTCGATGAAAGAGGCAAACTTGTTGTTGAGACCTTTGATCTGATTCTTCTCATCAGTCCTCACTCTCTGGATATTGGGGTCAACCTCCAAGTTGAGAGGTGCCAGGAGACCCTGGTTCACAGTAACAGAGGTGATTCCTCCAGAACAAGATGATCTCCCAAAACTACCAGTACCAAAGCCAGATCTGTGTCCACTTTTTCCTAAATGAAAACTTCCATGTGAGATTTTATGTCCTTTTGATCCAATATTGTGGGCACTTGAACTGGTAAAGCAATGCTGAGCCTTGTGACCATGTCCTGCATGTTTAGAAGAGTGTGAGAAGATGGTGTGGGAGCTGGAATGTTTAGGTAAAGCAACAGAACAGGAGCTGAAGCCCTTGTGTCCAGAGGAAGAGAGGATGGAGTGATGAGACATGATGGTTCTTCTCCTGGAGGTGATCTACAGAGGATGTAAAGTCAAGTTGGCTGTTTCCCTGTAGAGCTCTTACCTGCTGCTTTTATACTTGAATAGGTTATTAACAATCAAATAAAATGACTATGTGCTCATAAGTATTGTTTCGTAGCATCATCTACTTGACTTTATAGTGGGCAGACCAGCAACACGCCTGCATTATCAAAGCTATAATGCATATGTTATTGGATgctttcaattaaataaataatgttcttAATTGTTCCAGACACACAGTAGACCAAGGAAAAACTAGCATAGTGAAATCTTCaaaccttaaaaaaataatttagcttTCAAAAATAtcagatgtaaaaataaataataaagggaaAAGTGttactaatgttttttttccccctaaactTTACATGTGCATAAAACGTCAAAGTCTTTCTCCAATGTGGCACTGTACTTATTAGCTGCTGTCGAAAAGTGGCCAAATAAAATCACACAGACAGTATTCAGCTTCTTTTTTGTTTCAGTGGGGAAATTTGGCATAAAATTGATAACACTAAATTTGTAAtgcagttgtttttttaattatctttttatGTAACAAGTATaaaatacagggcctgattcatcaaggaacgaaagtgaattacatttttaaaacagacaGAAAATGAATACATGTGtgcccatattcaagtacaagacacaacacactgctggataggcacaatgcatatgtgtaaaataaagtgtCATCAGgacacataaaaaaaagaatatattaaatacacctattaatactataatcattaataaaaataaaattaatgtatgttttttataaaaatgttttaatgtaacaCCTAATGGGAatggacagacacacacaaaggtCTTACTTTCGTCATGCCTGGTCCACCTAGAGCTCTTACGGACTCCTTAGTGCAGCTGCACACCTCTTTATCTTTAGTCTAGGAAGAAATCACAACACATTACTGAAGGGTATGGATACAGAGTGGAAGGAAGGGGTTACGAGGTGGCAGCCAGGGGTAGAGAGGCTGCATTCTACCCCTATCACCAACCCCGCAATTTGTTCTATAGAGTGaaggggcaaggtgggagcggGGGATACTAGTGAGGAgatgttacagtaatcaagacgggaaatcATGATTGCatagataatggttttggtggcatcctgataTTGTAAGGGTCGAATGCGGGCGATA is a genomic window of Mixophyes fleayi isolate aMixFle1 chromosome 2, aMixFle1.hap1, whole genome shotgun sequence containing:
- the LOC142140127 gene encoding keratin, type II cytoskeletal cochleal-like, coding for MSHHSILSSSGHKGFSSCSVALPKHSSSHTIFSHSSKHAGHGHKAQHCFTSSSAHNIGSKGHKISHGSFHLGKSGHRSGFGTGSFGRSSCSGGITSVTVNQGLLAPLNLEVDPNIQRVRTDEKNQIKGLNNKFASFIDKVRFLEQQNKMLETKWALLQDQNTARVQIEPMFETFISNLRRQLENLECESARLEAERNSTEGAMEEFRRKYEEEMNRRTAAENEFVLLKRDVDAAFMNKAELQARASSLTDEINFLRTLYDMEISQLQAQISDTSVVVSMDNSRDLDLNSIIAEVRAQYEDIANRSRAEAEAMYQSRFEDLRMATGRNENDLQNSRNEIAELNRAVQRLKGEIECAKSQRAALEAAIRNAEERGEAAVRDANNKLCELEAALQKAKQDMARQLRDYQELMNVKLALDIEIATYRKMLEGEECRLASDGSVNISVLHASTGGKHHSGGMSQGGHHHHHSLGGFSSSSGRSHSHVHKSIHHSGHEHHC